A part of Nitrospira sp. genomic DNA contains:
- a CDS encoding DUF2294 domain-containing protein translates to MENAIRNAIIKFEQEFLGRGPDEVRAFVVRDLVVARLKGVLTPAERQLAKTTEGVEMVKRLRQNLIAQGRDKLCEQVSEITGAKILGLFTDIDVQLGERVFVFTMDRELQHGR, encoded by the coding sequence ATGGAAAACGCGATACGCAACGCGATTATCAAGTTTGAGCAGGAGTTTCTTGGGCGAGGGCCCGATGAGGTCCGAGCCTTTGTCGTGCGGGATTTGGTTGTGGCTCGGCTCAAGGGTGTGTTGACCCCAGCCGAACGGCAGCTGGCGAAAACCACAGAAGGCGTCGAGATGGTGAAGCGACTTCGGCAGAATTTGATCGCACAAGGTCGTGACAAGCTCTGTGAGCAAGTCAGCGAGATCACGGGAGCCAAAATTCTGGGGCTCTTCACGGATATCGATGTGCAACTCGGAGAGCGGGTCTTCGTCTTTACGATGGATCGAGAGCTTCAGCATGGGAGATAA
- a CDS encoding DUF2294 family protein, with the protein MASALTNKAEIEYAITLAVLDFHTEFMKARYSSVHVHVCDELIEVALARTTSVPAENQLARSTEGRALLRQFHRAMFDSCQSLLCTRIEDAIGAKVQRLIADVDPSAGRTTLIIRLQESLTTSTACRSNG; encoded by the coding sequence ATGGCGAGTGCGTTGACCAATAAGGCTGAAATAGAGTATGCGATCACGTTGGCCGTACTGGACTTTCACACGGAGTTCATGAAGGCCCGTTATTCCAGCGTCCACGTGCATGTGTGTGATGAACTCATCGAAGTGGCGTTGGCGAGAACCACCTCTGTTCCAGCCGAAAACCAGCTGGCAAGGTCGACTGAAGGGCGTGCGCTTCTTCGCCAGTTTCACCGAGCCATGTTCGACTCGTGTCAGAGCCTTTTGTGTACGCGAATTGAGGACGCGATCGGGGCGAAGGTGCAGCGCCTCATCGCAGATGTCGATCCGTCAGCCGGAAGAACCACGCTCATCATCCGGCTGCAAGAATCTCTTACCACTTCCACTGCATGTCGATCGAACGGTTAG
- a CDS encoding universal stress protein has protein sequence MFIKILAAIDGKDSSIKALMEAKRMAVSNHGTLRIVYVATEDTDPKASLRLLAQAKSAVGDGVTVDTRVLHTEAMYGVTGIVDSLANGAREWGADLVVVGSSYRGALERWVIGSVAEQLIDKIDASVLLVRSH, from the coding sequence ATGTTCATCAAAATTCTGGCAGCGATCGACGGGAAAGACAGTTCCATCAAAGCATTGATGGAAGCGAAGCGCATGGCTGTCTCCAACCATGGAACGCTCCGCATTGTCTATGTTGCCACCGAGGATACCGACCCAAAAGCCAGTCTCAGGCTGTTGGCGCAGGCCAAATCCGCCGTTGGCGACGGAGTGACCGTAGACACCCGTGTCCTACACACTGAGGCCATGTACGGCGTGACTGGAATCGTCGACTCCCTCGCCAACGGTGCACGAGAATGGGGCGCTGATCTTGTGGTGGTGGGAAGTTCATATCGCGGAGCGCTGGAACGGTGGGTCATCGGTTCAGTCGCTGAACAGTTGATCGACAAGATTGATGCCTCGGTTCTCTTGGTTCGTTCGCATTAA
- a CDS encoding SulP family inorganic anion transporter — protein MTTYEAERNVESAEDELHDTGSDQPVLTEPVAIPGSAAFQAQYAGRDMAAGLIAGSMAIPLTVGIAMMSEYPIKVGLATVAFACLIGWVNAWFKPGNYIGCPGIAAGLAPVLAVGVATFGMENMAFAIFLTATIQGLIWRFNWQRYILVAVPVYLVEGLLAGVGLKIALKFLTFTYELPPDMEAADSFLNGARIQMILISMVGYGVFVALFLKFKSTQPAIPYFVIIAAGTILAQFISVPMLSMDDTELTLALPIPHFERPLTVLAMVGFAVMLAMIDVIEQVMSNAAIEKIDPLKRKCNSNNSLLAIWIANMGSSFFGGMTNLDGLAKSTTNRLAGAYTKFSVLIIGCVVTFFTFNTYALAYLPKFALAIIMIFSGWKMIEGLVHVTHHGPYAMILAILCGVLVFKVGIFEGLLIAMAVHGIVHYMVYVNIEKMPGSVIIKRYIDDLKKNGGDVS, from the coding sequence ATGACAACGTATGAAGCAGAAAGAAATGTAGAGTCAGCCGAAGATGAACTTCATGATACCGGGAGTGATCAACCTGTCCTGACAGAACCGGTTGCCATACCTGGATCAGCCGCTTTCCAAGCACAATACGCAGGGCGTGATATGGCCGCAGGACTGATCGCGGGATCGATGGCCATCCCATTGACGGTCGGCATCGCCATGATGTCCGAGTATCCTATTAAGGTGGGGCTGGCAACCGTGGCGTTTGCCTGCTTGATCGGCTGGGTCAATGCCTGGTTCAAGCCAGGCAACTACATCGGCTGCCCAGGAATCGCAGCAGGTCTGGCGCCAGTCCTGGCGGTCGGCGTGGCCACCTTTGGCATGGAGAATATGGCCTTCGCGATTTTCCTGACGGCGACCATCCAAGGCCTCATATGGAGATTCAACTGGCAGCGCTATATTTTGGTGGCGGTGCCGGTCTACCTCGTCGAAGGGCTGTTGGCAGGCGTCGGTCTGAAGATCGCGCTCAAGTTTCTTACCTTCACCTATGAGCTCCCCCCAGACATGGAAGCTGCTGATTCGTTCTTGAACGGCGCGCGTATCCAGATGATCCTGATCTCCATGGTTGGTTATGGCGTCTTTGTCGCGCTCTTTTTGAAGTTCAAGAGTACGCAACCGGCAATTCCCTACTTTGTCATCATCGCCGCGGGGACCATTCTCGCCCAGTTCATCTCGGTGCCTATGCTGTCCATGGATGACACGGAGCTCACGCTCGCGCTGCCGATTCCGCACTTTGAGCGTCCCCTCACAGTTCTCGCCATGGTAGGGTTTGCAGTGATGCTCGCCATGATTGACGTCATCGAACAGGTCATGAGCAACGCCGCCATTGAAAAAATTGACCCCCTTAAGAGGAAATGCAACAGCAACAACAGCTTGCTGGCCATCTGGATTGCAAATATGGGATCGAGCTTTTTCGGCGGCATGACCAATCTGGACGGGTTAGCCAAGAGCACGACTAATCGCTTGGCTGGCGCCTATACGAAATTCTCCGTCCTCATCATTGGCTGTGTCGTGACCTTTTTTACCTTCAACACCTACGCCCTGGCCTATCTCCCAAAGTTTGCGCTGGCGATCATCATGATCTTCTCTGGCTGGAAGATGATCGAGGGACTTGTGCATGTGACCCACCATGGTCCCTATGCCATGATCCTTGCCATTTTATGCGGCGTCCTGGTCTTTAAGGTGGGTATTTTTGAAGGATTGTTGATTGCGATGGCCGTGCACGGGATCGTACACTATATGGTGTATGTCAATATTGAAAAAATGCCAGGAAGTGTGATTATCAAACGATACATTGATGATCTTAAGAAGAATGGTGGTGACGTCAGCTAG
- a CDS encoding sigma-54-dependent Fis family transcriptional regulator: protein MTWQLLLVEDEASVREAFALRLADQGYAVQTAGSGEECLTLLKTFEPDILVLDLVMPNLSGLDVLERVKQTSPNLLVILLTARGTVKDAVEATRRGAFDFVAKSIDMEDLQHALARATQLLTLQRQVHLQSGQDVERYALSRVIAKSPATQSFMSQVRELAKNDRVTVLLQGETGTGKQYISRVIHSNGARAQKPCIEVDCPSIPRELFESELFGHEKGSFTGATGRKTGLIELAEGGTVLFDEIGDLPLPLQAKLLRVIEERTFRRVGGSANIPVDVRFMAATNRNLKEAVTKGEFREDLYFRLNVVTLMIPPLRERQDDIMPLAEQFLTRSALSLRKPVRHFGDSAQAILLQYYFPGNVRELSNLIERAVLFCPTDTLESVHFPSDMEGYPTQPAMDMAQPTSTFSDTADPDQVHVTFRLGESLSDLEDRIITEVLSRSNGNKSLAAKHLGITRWMLDRRRKPDS from the coding sequence ATGACCTGGCAACTCCTATTGGTGGAAGACGAAGCCTCGGTCCGCGAAGCGTTCGCCCTGCGCCTTGCCGATCAAGGCTACGCCGTGCAGACGGCAGGATCTGGAGAAGAATGTTTGACCCTGCTGAAGACCTTTGAGCCGGATATTCTGGTGCTAGACCTTGTGATGCCGAATCTATCCGGCTTGGACGTACTCGAGCGTGTCAAGCAGACCTCCCCCAACTTGCTCGTCATTCTGCTAACCGCCAGGGGTACGGTGAAGGATGCGGTTGAAGCGACGAGGCGCGGCGCGTTCGACTTTGTCGCCAAGTCCATCGATATGGAAGACCTGCAGCACGCCTTGGCCAGGGCGACTCAACTGCTCACGCTGCAGCGCCAGGTTCATTTGCAGAGTGGGCAAGATGTAGAGCGCTATGCGCTCAGCCGCGTTATTGCTAAGAGCCCGGCAACGCAGTCCTTCATGAGCCAGGTCCGTGAACTCGCCAAGAACGACCGTGTGACCGTATTGCTCCAAGGAGAAACCGGCACCGGGAAGCAATACATCAGCCGCGTGATCCACTCGAACGGCGCCAGGGCCCAGAAGCCCTGTATCGAGGTGGACTGTCCATCGATTCCACGGGAACTCTTTGAAAGCGAACTGTTCGGGCACGAAAAAGGCTCGTTCACTGGCGCGACTGGCCGCAAAACCGGATTGATCGAATTGGCAGAGGGAGGGACGGTCCTTTTTGATGAGATCGGGGACCTCCCCCTCCCCTTGCAAGCGAAGTTGTTACGCGTGATCGAGGAACGTACGTTCCGGCGCGTGGGCGGGTCAGCCAACATCCCCGTGGATGTTCGCTTCATGGCCGCAACGAATCGGAATTTGAAAGAGGCGGTCACCAAAGGTGAGTTTCGTGAAGACCTCTACTTCAGACTGAATGTCGTGACTCTTATGATCCCCCCCCTGCGGGAGCGGCAGGATGACATCATGCCATTAGCCGAGCAATTCTTGACCCGATCGGCTCTTTCTCTGAGAAAACCGGTTCGTCATTTCGGAGACAGCGCACAAGCCATTCTGTTGCAATACTATTTCCCCGGCAATGTGCGCGAGTTGAGCAATCTCATCGAACGTGCGGTGCTTTTCTGTCCGACGGATACGCTCGAATCAGTTCATTTTCCATCCGACATGGAAGGATATCCCACACAGCCAGCGATGGATATGGCTCAGCCTACATCCACTTTTTCTGACACGGCGGATCCCGATCAGGTCCACGTGACCTTCCGCCTCGGTGAGTCCCTGTCTGATCTCGAGGACCGTATCATCACCGAAGTCTTGAGCCGTTCCAACGGAAATAAATCCCTTGCCGCCAAACATCTCGGCATTACCCGTTGGATGCTCGATCGCCGTCGAAAGCCCGATTCCTAA
- a CDS encoding PAS domain S-box protein, whose amino-acid sequence MKNRTTHSSPAKNPVQSKPEVAAAEVLAWVSDCLEGGLCLTAKGLLIFENAQFGELVEATAVPRDRPTRNETSIRAHLFADSMVWNKETLGSRGSQTYRLADREGQTLIYECRYSVVPYHGETGVLLVLRNVTEHTELVQEASQIARFQSVLARIGTLAVSDAPAQELMSEAVKHTAEALELEMCKILVPRESDDHLAVVAGIGLEPELIGKLTIEGGTHSQAGYAIRERLPVVMRDLRKETRFTPSKLLTEHGGIAGMCVPMLVEDRVYGAMTAHSKMVRDFTVKELEFLCTVANTVATVLERRRRADTQRDLYHRLFMSAQDGIMLTDTKGYILEWNPAIERMTGWTRGEALGQRPSLLKSGKHPPEFYERLWQAIHSGLAFVDRFVNRRKDGSEFLVWESVSPVKDRDGTTQFYLAILTDLSEREQMLEALRHAEQVKLIGQLAGGILHEVRNPLIGLGSLATHLAEQDQLPRAARDRCALIAREAARIDELLESHLGQLRPRPFDLQPCDLPSLIDDMLTLLQPNLSKQRIRVKKIIPEGPVVDASRAHLQQAFLNISMNAIDAMANGGELTIRIALNAKQGPGISVTFSDTGKGIEPEDLQRIFEPFFTNGKAKGVGLGLTITHDIVERHGGQLAISSPPGSGAIVEVWLPLKRET is encoded by the coding sequence GTGAAGAACCGCACAACGCATTCTTCTCCTGCTAAAAATCCGGTTCAATCCAAACCCGAAGTCGCCGCTGCCGAAGTGTTGGCCTGGGTGAGCGATTGTCTGGAAGGCGGACTCTGTCTCACCGCCAAAGGACTCCTGATTTTTGAGAACGCGCAGTTCGGCGAACTGGTCGAAGCGACTGCCGTGCCGCGTGACCGACCCACACGGAATGAGACGAGTATACGTGCGCACCTGTTTGCCGATTCGATGGTCTGGAATAAGGAAACCTTGGGATCTAGGGGCAGTCAAACCTATCGGCTCGCTGACCGCGAAGGCCAAACGCTTATTTATGAGTGCCGCTACAGCGTCGTCCCGTACCATGGGGAGACCGGAGTCCTCTTGGTTCTCCGAAACGTGACAGAACATACGGAGCTGGTACAGGAAGCATCACAAATCGCTCGATTTCAATCGGTGCTGGCCCGGATCGGCACCTTGGCCGTCAGTGATGCCCCGGCGCAGGAACTGATGAGCGAAGCCGTGAAGCATACCGCTGAGGCCCTCGAACTCGAGATGTGCAAGATTCTTGTTCCGCGAGAATCAGACGATCACTTGGCTGTGGTGGCAGGAATCGGTCTTGAACCGGAATTGATCGGCAAGCTGACGATCGAAGGAGGGACACATTCCCAGGCCGGATACGCCATCCGGGAACGGCTGCCGGTTGTCATGCGGGATTTGCGAAAGGAAACGCGGTTCACGCCCTCAAAGCTTCTGACCGAGCATGGCGGCATCGCGGGCATGTGTGTGCCGATGCTGGTTGAGGACCGGGTGTACGGAGCCATGACGGCCCATTCCAAGATGGTTCGTGACTTCACCGTCAAGGAACTCGAGTTTCTCTGTACGGTTGCGAATACCGTGGCAACGGTCCTGGAACGACGTCGCCGTGCCGATACACAGCGAGATCTCTATCATCGATTGTTCATGTCGGCGCAGGATGGGATCATGCTGACCGACACCAAAGGGTACATTCTGGAGTGGAACCCGGCCATCGAGCGTATGACGGGTTGGACACGTGGCGAGGCACTCGGCCAGCGGCCATCACTTTTGAAGTCAGGCAAGCATCCACCGGAGTTCTATGAACGACTCTGGCAAGCGATCCACTCTGGACTGGCGTTCGTGGATCGTTTCGTCAATCGCCGGAAGGACGGATCGGAGTTCCTGGTCTGGGAAAGCGTGAGCCCCGTCAAAGATCGTGACGGGACTACGCAATTCTATTTGGCGATTTTAACGGATCTCAGCGAGCGGGAACAGATGCTGGAAGCCCTGCGCCACGCTGAACAGGTGAAATTGATCGGACAGCTGGCCGGCGGCATCTTGCATGAAGTCCGCAATCCGCTAATCGGGCTCGGAAGTCTGGCGACGCATCTCGCAGAACAGGACCAATTGCCGCGGGCCGCGAGAGACCGCTGCGCGCTCATCGCGCGCGAAGCAGCTCGTATCGACGAGCTACTGGAATCCCATCTAGGCCAATTGCGGCCACGCCCGTTTGATCTCCAGCCCTGCGATCTCCCATCCCTGATCGACGACATGCTGACACTGCTGCAGCCCAATCTCAGCAAGCAGCGGATCCGTGTAAAAAAAATCATCCCGGAGGGTCCTGTGGTGGATGCCTCCCGTGCCCACCTGCAACAAGCCTTTCTGAATATCTCAATGAATGCGATTGACGCCATGGCGAACGGAGGAGAATTGACGATCCGAATCGCCTTGAACGCAAAACAAGGTCCGGGGATTTCGGTGACGTTCTCCGATACGGGGAAAGGCATCGAGCCCGAGGATCTACAGCGAATCTTCGAACCGTTCTTTACGAATGGGAAAGCGAAAGGGGTCGGCCTGGGCTTGACGATCACCCACGACATCGTCGAGCGACACGGCGGGCAATTGGCGATTAGCAGCCCTCCCGGAAGTGGAGCAATCGTCGAGGTGTGGCTGCCCCTGAAGCGAGAGACCTAA
- a CDS encoding citrate transporter: MAATDPPTAFGIPFDFILFALTLLGVALFHHHTLQVALTGLGTIALYKLAFTGFKTGDGLPGLVGHLAHEWVILSNLLCLLLGFALLSKHFEESHVPAVLPKYLPGQAKGAFALLAMVFVLSSFLDNIAAAMIGGAMAQTVFRGKVHIGYLAAIVAASNAGGSGSVVGDTTTTMMWIDGVSPIDVFHAYVAAVVALVLFGIPAALQQNKHSPLMAYEPGGTHVDWGRVGIVGFILVAAISTNVYINLVHPEIADHFPFIGVAVALAILVSAPVRKPDWSLLPGATKGTIFLLSLVTCASMMPVEKLPVASWPSAMGLGFVSAVFDNIPLTALALKQGGYDWGMLAYTVGFGGSMIWFGSSAGVALSNMYPDAKNVGRWVYHGWHVVVAYVISFCVLLAVMGWHPTPKRGDPPVTTSSVAQPAEAPVH; the protein is encoded by the coding sequence ATCGCGGCGACTGACCCACCCACCGCTTTTGGCATCCCGTTCGATTTCATCTTGTTCGCCCTCACACTGCTCGGCGTGGCGCTGTTCCACCACCATACGCTGCAGGTGGCGCTCACTGGACTCGGAACGATCGCGTTGTACAAATTGGCGTTCACCGGGTTCAAGACCGGCGATGGCCTGCCAGGCTTGGTCGGCCACCTGGCCCATGAGTGGGTCATTCTTTCCAATCTGCTGTGCCTGTTGCTGGGCTTTGCATTGCTGTCCAAGCACTTCGAGGAAAGCCATGTTCCCGCAGTGCTCCCAAAGTACCTGCCGGGACAAGCGAAGGGTGCGTTCGCGCTGCTCGCGATGGTGTTCGTGCTGTCCTCGTTTCTCGACAACATCGCTGCAGCGATGATTGGGGGCGCCATGGCACAGACCGTCTTTCGCGGCAAGGTTCACATTGGATACCTCGCCGCGATTGTCGCCGCCTCCAATGCGGGCGGTTCGGGCAGCGTGGTGGGCGACACCACGACCACGATGATGTGGATCGACGGGGTGAGCCCGATTGACGTATTCCACGCGTATGTCGCCGCGGTGGTCGCACTAGTCCTGTTTGGCATCCCGGCCGCGCTACAGCAAAACAAACATTCGCCGTTGATGGCCTATGAGCCCGGTGGCACACATGTGGACTGGGGTCGCGTCGGTATTGTGGGCTTCATTTTGGTGGCGGCGATTTCCACCAACGTGTACATCAACCTAGTACACCCCGAGATTGCTGATCATTTCCCCTTCATCGGCGTAGCCGTGGCCCTGGCGATCCTAGTCTCGGCGCCAGTACGCAAGCCGGATTGGAGTCTGTTACCCGGTGCGACCAAAGGGACGATTTTTCTACTGTCACTGGTCACCTGCGCCTCCATGATGCCGGTGGAAAAATTGCCGGTCGCCTCCTGGCCATCGGCCATGGGGCTCGGGTTCGTCTCCGCGGTGTTCGACAACATCCCACTCACCGCGCTCGCGCTGAAACAAGGCGGCTATGACTGGGGCATGCTCGCCTACACGGTGGGGTTCGGCGGCTCGATGATCTGGTTCGGCTCGTCGGCCGGCGTGGCCTTGTCCAACATGTATCCGGATGCGAAAAACGTCGGTCGATGGGTGTATCACGGCTGGCATGTCGTGGTCGCGTATGTCATCAGCTTCTGTGTGCTGCTCGCGGTCATGGGCTGGCACCCCACTCCCAAACGCGGCGATCCGCCAGTCACAACCTCTTCTGTTGCCCAACCGGCCGAGGCGCCGGTGCACTAG
- a CDS encoding universal stress protein has translation MPNTILVPFDGSESAMRALHLAIERAREKPQGRVHLVTVHPPLRVYGEIQVYVGDKKAAEMAAQYNRELLEPAEHVLRASGVAFASSTEEGDAAEKIVECAKAVEAGEIVMGSRGLGRIAGLVMGSVTTKVVHLTQIPVTLVK, from the coding sequence ATGCCTAACACCATCTTGGTTCCGTTCGATGGCTCGGAGAGCGCAATGCGCGCACTACACCTTGCCATTGAGCGAGCACGTGAGAAGCCACAAGGTCGCGTGCATCTCGTGACTGTGCACCCCCCGCTACGCGTGTACGGCGAAATTCAGGTCTACGTGGGCGACAAGAAAGCAGCGGAAATGGCAGCACAGTATAATCGTGAGCTTCTCGAACCGGCGGAGCACGTGCTGCGCGCGTCGGGCGTGGCGTTCGCGAGCAGTACAGAGGAAGGCGATGCCGCCGAAAAGATTGTGGAGTGCGCCAAAGCAGTTGAGGCCGGCGAAATTGTTATGGGATCGCGTGGACTCGGGCGTATTGCTGGGCTCGTGATGGGCTCGGTCACCACCAAGGTCGTCCATCTGACCCAGATCCCCGTCACGCTGGTCAAATGA
- the nqrM gene encoding (Na+)-NQR maturation NqrM, protein MTIFLVTFLVMVIAILAMAVGVLLGRRPIGGSCGGLERIGLECDAGCDKPCPERLARLQSPRKELL, encoded by the coding sequence ATGACTATTTTCCTGGTGACCTTTCTTGTCATGGTAATAGCAATCCTGGCGATGGCGGTGGGTGTCCTGCTCGGTCGCCGTCCGATCGGCGGCAGTTGTGGCGGTCTTGAGCGTATCGGGCTGGAGTGCGATGCCGGCTGCGACAAGCCCTGCCCAGAACGTCTGGCCCGTCTGCAATCTCCGAGGAAAGAACTGCTGTAA
- a CDS encoding FAD:protein FMN transferase encodes MHLSIPRLRTLIALIALLAAGAGFSLLRPEPPIAELHMSGPTMGTTYNVKYRPTQNAPTLKVMQTEVDALLAEINHTMSTYDPESELSRLNRLRTTDWVPASDSLRTVLKAALEIGAQSEGAFDITVGPLVNLWGFGPEFHPDRIPLETDIAAARKRSGLDKVTLSEAQQAVRKHRPDVFLDLSGIAKGYGVDRVAELMTAHGIEHYMVEIGGEIRVRGLKNQDTPWRIAIEKPLSGERSVQTMLALSDIALATSGNYRNFFEIAGRRYSHTIDPTTGWPIDNHLVSVTVLAETSMRADAWATAFQVLGPERGMAIAERLNLPVLFVIERDGRFEERVCCAFQRYRKQEELS; translated from the coding sequence ATGCATCTCTCCATCCCGCGCCTGCGTACGCTGATTGCGTTGATCGCTCTGCTCGCTGCCGGTGCCGGCTTCAGCCTGCTGCGTCCTGAGCCGCCTATCGCAGAGCTGCACATGAGTGGTCCCACCATGGGAACCACCTATAACGTGAAATACCGCCCCACCCAGAATGCTCCGACACTGAAAGTGATGCAAACAGAAGTGGATGCCTTGCTGGCCGAGATCAATCACACCATGTCTACCTATGACCCGGAATCGGAGCTGTCGCGCTTGAACCGTCTGCGCACGACCGACTGGGTGCCCGCATCCGATTCGCTACGTACCGTGCTCAAAGCCGCGCTCGAGATCGGAGCCCAGAGCGAAGGGGCGTTTGACATCACAGTTGGTCCCCTGGTCAATCTCTGGGGCTTCGGCCCCGAGTTTCATCCGGACCGCATCCCGCTTGAAACCGACATTGCCGCCGCGCGCAAGCGCAGCGGTCTCGACAAAGTCACACTCAGTGAGGCTCAGCAGGCGGTGCGCAAGCACCGCCCTGATGTCTTTCTGGATCTTTCCGGAATCGCCAAGGGCTACGGGGTGGACCGAGTGGCTGAACTCATGACCGCGCACGGCATTGAACATTATATGGTGGAGATCGGGGGCGAGATACGGGTACGCGGGCTCAAGAATCAGGATACACCTTGGCGGATTGCGATCGAGAAACCGTTGTCAGGCGAACGTTCGGTGCAGACGATGCTGGCCCTCAGCGACATCGCGCTCGCCACCTCAGGCAATTATCGAAACTTTTTTGAAATCGCCGGGCGACGCTATTCCCATACCATCGATCCGACCACCGGCTGGCCGATCGATAATCATCTGGTGTCGGTGACGGTGCTGGCGGAGACCAGCATGCGAGCCGACGCCTGGGCCACCGCGTTCCAGGTGTTGGGACCTGAGCGTGGCATGGCCATCGCCGAACGACTCAATCTTCCCGTCCTCTTTGTCATCGAGCGGGATGGCCGGTTTGAGGAACGCGTCTGTTGCGCCTTCCAGCGGTACCGCAAACAGGAGGAGTTGTCATGA
- a CDS encoding NADH:ubiquinone reductase (Na(+)-transporting) subunit F, protein MEILLGVGVFTGFVLILVVFILSARSKLVASGNITITINDKKSIETPIGGKLLNALGDAKIFVSSACGGGGTCGVCRVKVFEGGGVILPTETSHINKREAREGYRLSCQVAVKQNLKIEVPDEVFGVKKWECTVRSNHNVATFIKELVLELPQDEYVDFRAGGYIQIFCPPYEHTFKDFDIEERFRSDWDRLKLWELVSKVNEPIERAYSMANYPEERGIIMLNIRIATPPPRTQDLPPGKMSSYLFGLKPGDKVTISGPFGEFFARDTNNEMVFIGGGAGMAPMRSHIFDQLGRLKTTRKMSFWYGARSKREMFYVDDFDKLDAAHDNFKWHVALSDALPEDNWGGYTGFIHNVLYNEYLKTHPAPEDCEYYLCGPPMMNAAVIKMLLDLGVERENIMLDDFGG, encoded by the coding sequence ATCGAGATCCTCCTGGGAGTCGGTGTATTCACCGGGTTCGTCCTCATTCTCGTCGTCTTCATTCTGAGTGCGCGCTCCAAACTGGTGGCCAGCGGCAATATCACGATCACCATCAACGACAAGAAATCGATCGAGACCCCGATCGGAGGCAAGTTGCTCAATGCGCTTGGCGACGCCAAGATTTTTGTCAGTTCCGCCTGCGGCGGCGGTGGTACGTGTGGAGTGTGCCGGGTCAAAGTCTTCGAAGGGGGTGGAGTCATTCTGCCGACCGAAACCTCGCATATCAACAAGCGTGAAGCGCGCGAGGGCTACCGTCTCTCTTGCCAGGTGGCAGTCAAGCAGAACCTGAAGATCGAGGTTCCAGATGAAGTGTTTGGGGTCAAGAAATGGGAATGTACCGTCCGCTCCAACCACAATGTAGCCACCTTCATCAAGGAACTGGTCCTGGAGCTTCCTCAGGATGAATATGTCGATTTCCGTGCCGGAGGGTATATCCAGATTTTCTGTCCTCCGTATGAGCACACGTTTAAGGACTTTGATATCGAAGAACGGTTTCGCAGCGACTGGGACCGGCTGAAACTTTGGGAGCTTGTGTCCAAGGTCAACGAGCCCATCGAGCGCGCCTACTCCATGGCCAACTACCCAGAGGAGCGTGGCATCATTATGCTCAATATTCGCATTGCCACGCCCCCGCCGCGCACGCAAGATCTACCTCCGGGTAAAATGTCCTCCTACCTGTTTGGACTGAAACCGGGCGACAAGGTCACCATCTCTGGACCGTTCGGCGAGTTCTTTGCGCGTGACACCAACAACGAGATGGTATTCATCGGCGGTGGCGCAGGGATGGCGCCCATGCGTTCGCATATTTTCGATCAGCTGGGCCGCCTCAAGACCACACGCAAGATGTCCTTCTGGTACGGAGCTCGATCGAAGCGTGAGATGTTCTATGTCGACGATTTCGATAAGCTGGACGCCGCGCATGACAACTTCAAGTGGCATGTTGCCTTGTCCGACGCTCTCCCTGAGGACAACTGGGGCGGCTATACCGGCTTCATCCATAACGTGCTGTATAATGAGTATCTGAAGACCCATCCGGCGCCAGAAGATTGTGAGTACTATCTCTGCGGACCGCCGATGATGAATGCCGCTGTGATCAAGATGCTGTTGGATCTGGGAGTCGAGCGGGAAAACATCATGCTCGATGACTTCGGAGGATGA